Genomic segment of Streptomyces zhihengii:
GCCCGCACCCGCGAGTACGTGGAGATCGTCCGCAAGGCGATGACCCGCGAGCGGCTGTCCTACGAGGGCGAGCACTGGACGCTGCCGCTCCCCGACGGCCCCGGCAAGCCGGTCAAGCTCACCGTGCACCCGCAGCGCGAGCACATCCCGCTCTACATCGCGGCCATCGGGCCGAAGAACCTCGAACAGACCGGTGAGATCGCCGACGGCGCCCTGCTGATCTTCCCCTCCGCCGACCACCTGGAGGAGACCGCGATCCGCCACATCCGCGCGGGCCGCGAGAAGGCCGGCCTGACGATGGACGGCTTCGACGTCTGCCCGACCCTGCCGCTCGCCGTCGGCGACGACGTCGCCGGTCTCGCCGACATGTTCCGCCCGTACACCGCGCTGTACGTGGGCGGCATGGGCAGCCGCAAGCAGAACTTCTACAACCAGCTCGCCCAGCGCATGGGGTACGAGAAGGAGGCCGCCGAGATCCAGGACAAGTACCTGTCCGGCGACAAGGCGGGCGCCGCCGCGGCCGTCCCGCACCAGCTCATCGACCAGACCGCGCTGCTCGGGCCGGTGGCCCGGATCGCCGACCGGATGACGGCCTACGCGGCGGCCGGGGTCACGACCCTGACCCTCGCCCCGGCCGGCTTCACCCTCGAC
This window contains:
- a CDS encoding LLM class F420-dependent oxidoreductase; protein product: MRLGINLGYWGAGMDGDNLAVAQEADRLGYDVCWAAEAYGSDAPTVLSWVAAQTERIDVGSAILQIPARQPAMTAMTAATLDSLSGGRFRLGLGVSGPQVSEGWYGVKFDKPLARTREYVEIVRKAMTRERLSYEGEHWTLPLPDGPGKPVKLTVHPQREHIPLYIAAIGPKNLEQTGEIADGALLIFPSADHLEETAIRHIRAGREKAGLTMDGFDVCPTLPLAVGDDVAGLADMFRPYTALYVGGMGSRKQNFYNQLAQRMGYEKEAAEIQDKYLSGDKAGAAAAVPHQLIDQTALLGPVARIADRMTAYAAAGVTTLTLAPAGFTLDERLAALRAGTEAMELAGLA